Proteins encoded in a region of the Anopheles aquasalis chromosome 2, idAnoAquaMG_Q_19, whole genome shotgun sequence genome:
- the LOC126569388 gene encoding cysteine-rich secretory protein 2-like, with product MIVRWPKMVRPAGWLLLSLFLVAICLETAGGWRYDRLPRLYGDKLPTKAISPRLRKVQRRIVMLHDSYRSKVVPPAANMLNMKWHHGAARSAQKWANQCRLLTHDTPKGRWIDSYGACGQNIFVSTHRVPWLFALRTWFLERQNFTYGSTRNDLVTVGHYTQMVWAATHKVGCGLTKCPKGGPRGKPFYNYVCNYCPIGNHEEKLGLPYKRGRPCGSCQSHCLSRKNRLCTNICTTADLWANCRELHRTWPGWLCNTATPEGLERQRNCAATCTCQGKIHD from the exons ATGATCGTCCGGTGGCCGAAAATGGTTCGACCCGccggctggttgctgctgtcactGTTCCTGGTTGCCATTTGCCTCGAAACGGCCGGCGGTTGGCGATATGATAGAC TGCCCAGACTGTATGGAGACAAGCTGCCGACGAAAGCCATTTCGCCCCGGTTGCGCAAAGTTCAAAGGCGGATCGTGATGCTGCACGATTCCTATCGCTCCAAGGTGGTACCACCGGCCGCGAATATGCTAAACATG AAATGGCATCACGGTGCGGCACGATCGGCACAGAAGTGGGCAAACCAGTGCCGGCTATTGACCCACGACACACCCAAGGGACGCTGGATCGATAGCTACGGAGCCTGCGGACAGAACATCTTCGTCTCAACGCATCGTGTACCGTG GTTGTTTGCATTGCGGACGTGGTTTTTGGAGCGACAGAACTTCACGTACGGCTCGACGCGGAACGATCTGGTGACCGTCGGGCACTACACGCAGATGGTGTGGGCCGCCACGCATAAGGTCGGCTGCGGGCTCACCAAGTGCCCCAAGGGAGGGCCACGAGGGAAACCGTTCTACAACTACGTCTGCAACTACTGCCCCAT AGGAAATCACGAGGAGAAGCTGGGCTTACCCTACAAACGAGGCCGTCCGTGTGGTTCCTGCCAGTCGCACTGTTTATCGAGAAAAAATAG ACTCTGCACCAACATCTGCACCACGGCCGACCTGTGGGCAAACTGTCGCGAGCTGCACCGAACGTGGCCAGGCTGGCTGTGCAATACGGCCACCCCGGAAGGCCTAGAACGCCAGCGCAACTGTGCGGCAACGTGCACCTGCCAAGGGAAGATCCACGATTGA
- the LOC126569745 gene encoding dynein axonemal assembly factor 6, translated as MSLLGGESIKMLQKLLKTSSDDSSDEEPQQDGPQFGPGDIGDPVAKPSKKKIIAADPTEHITPCTYSPLQPSAAADTKPQTLEEWELQQQCEAETLFETRKRPEYRISYRQTVATEDIYLQMNCKSPSTASCENMIIDVDLTGEEDTIGIHHIELSVKEQGIVVATPKYRLDLVLPHRIDPDKGNAAWLSDVKTLRLTLRMVRELDFVNF; from the exons ATGTCCCTCCTAGGTGGTGAGAGCATTAAAATGCTTCAGAAGCTTTTGAAAACCAGCAGCGATGACTCGTCGGATGAGGAACCGCAGCAGGATGGGCCACAATTTG GGCCTGGAGACATCGGCGATCCTGTGGCGAAACCAAGCAAAAAGAAGATCATCGCCGCTGACCCAACGGAGCATATCACACCGTGCACCTATTCGCCACTGCAACCGTCAGCCGCAGCCGATACCAAACCGCAAACTCTCGAGGAATGggaattgcagcagcagtgcgaagCTGAAACCTTGTTCGAAACTCGAAAGCGACCCGAGTATAGGATATCGTACCGGcagacggtggccaccgaggatATCTATCTGCAGATGAACTGTAAGTCACCCAGTACGGCCAGTTGCGAAAATATGATTATCGACGTGGATCTGACCGGCGAAGAGGACACGATCGGCATACACCATATCGAGCTGTCGGTTAAGGAGCAGGGGATAGTAGTGGCCACCCCGAAGTACCGGCTTGATCTGGTGCtcccgcatcgcatcgatccgGACAAAGGTAATGCGGCCTGGCTGTCGGACGTGAAAACACTGCGGCTCACCTTGCGGATGGTGCGAGAGCTAGATTTTGTCAATTTTTAA